A window of the Cytophagaceae bacterium genome harbors these coding sequences:
- a CDS encoding C1 family peptidase has translation MNLSFENQGGDDREIAGYSYLSPNSAAKAYKASSGIKGAKLPAKVDLRPFMTKVEDQQRLSSCTANAVAGAYEYLAKKYLTKKAFEVSRLFVYYNARLRAGSTIKDGGSHIQYAVESLMKIGACKEDVWPYEAPKVNTKPHEKSYQTAANFKIEKSRFVPVKLEDWKKCLAEGYPIVFGIALFPSFDSCNKNHGIVPMPSPNETSRSAHGLHAMLCVGYSEVDKMFIVRNSWGERWGDKGYCYMPYEYVINPKFNLGDCWIFGRSTPIPDSEETWIEDKKSVINDGKGYDRNDFKFYKPDEYKSFDVWETIEVEDYDEEVPEEYDELEYESEGEYDELLEEYESQYEGLEEEEYEDEEEEEEYEEDEESDDEEEESEEEEESEEEEEEESEEEEEESEEEEEYEEEEEEEEEESEEEEEYEEEEESEEEEEESEEEEEESEEEEEYEEEEESEEEEEESEEEEEYEEEEGEEESEEEYEEEEETEEEYEEEESSEEESGEEEGGQEESEEEA, from the coding sequence ATGAATCTTAGTTTCGAAAATCAGGGCGGTGATGACCGTGAAATTGCGGGTTACTCTTACTTATCGCCTAATTCTGCCGCAAAGGCTTACAAAGCTTCATCGGGAATAAAAGGTGCAAAATTACCCGCAAAGGTCGATTTACGTCCATTTATGACCAAAGTAGAAGATCAGCAAAGATTAAGTAGTTGTACTGCTAATGCTGTTGCAGGTGCTTATGAGTATCTGGCAAAAAAATATCTTACCAAAAAAGCATTTGAAGTTAGTCGGCTTTTTGTGTATTACAACGCCCGCTTGCGTGCCGGAAGTACCATAAAAGACGGCGGCAGCCACATTCAATATGCTGTGGAAAGTTTGATGAAAATTGGTGCATGTAAAGAAGATGTATGGCCTTACGAAGCACCGAAAGTTAACACCAAACCTCATGAGAAATCTTATCAAACGGCAGCAAACTTCAAAATTGAAAAGTCAAGATTTGTGCCTGTAAAACTGGAAGATTGGAAAAAATGTCTTGCCGAAGGTTACCCTATAGTTTTTGGTATAGCACTTTTCCCTTCTTTTGACAGCTGCAATAAAAATCACGGGATCGTGCCAATGCCTTCACCAAATGAGACTTCAAGAAGTGCTCATGGCTTACATGCAATGCTTTGTGTGGGATACTCAGAGGTAGATAAAATGTTTATTGTAAGAAATTCCTGGGGAGAAAGATGGGGCGACAAAGGCTACTGCTATATGCCTTATGAATATGTAATAAACCCGAAGTTTAACCTGGGGGACTGCTGGATTTTTGGTCGTTCTACTCCAATTCCTGATTCAGAAGAAACCTGGATCGAAGATAAGAAGTCGGTTATAAATGACGGGAAAGGGTATGATCGCAACGATTTTAAGTTTTATAAACCTGACGAATATAAAAGTTTTGATGTTTGGGAAACTATCGAAGTGGAAGATTACGATGAGGAGGTACCCGAGGAATATGATGAACTAGAGTATGAAAGTGAAGGTGAATACGATGAATTGCTCGAAGAATACGAAAGTCAATATGAAGGCTTAGAAGAGGAAGAATACGAGGACGAAGAGGAGGAAGAAGAATACGAAGAAGACGAAGAATCTGACGATGAGGAAGAAGAATCTGAAGAAGAGGAAGAATCTGAAGAAGAAGAGGAAGAGGAATCCGAGGAAGAAGAGGAAGAATCTGAGGAAGAAGAAGAATACGAGGAAGAAGAGGAGGAAGAGGAAGAAGAATCTGAAGAAGAGGAAGAGTACGAGGAGGAAGAGGAATCCGAGGAAGAGGAAGAAGAATCTGAAGAAGAGGAGGAAGAATCTGAAGAAGAGGAAGAGTACGAGGAGGAAGAGGAATCCGAGGAAGAGGAGGAAGAATCTGAGGAAGAAGAGGAATACGAGGAAGAAGAGGGGGAAGAAGAATCTGAGGAAGAGTATGAGGAGGAAGAAGAAACCGAAGAAGAGTACGAGGAAGAAGAGTCGTCAGAAGAAGAAAGTGGCGAGGAAGAAGGTGGGCAGGAAGAATCTGAAGAGGAAGCCTAA
- a CDS encoding caspase family protein, with product MKARILLMLLLLSWSYQTNAQAKTQLKNVRVFMIGVLEWANKVSFDSFDKRGRLDAKILKHFKDSGVPEDKIVYLKDKQATTDAVRAAYREFLQKSNPDETLIFYYCGHGYKDEKDRVCFANYTGADFSAMEIVKTANELFKGKTAYFFADCCNSGGLADEVKKYKNKQFVALNSVVPKDLSTGNWTFSNALLYGLQGQSFVDKNSNGSITLSELAQYIDEEMAVVEEQKSAYFIPASMQNMAITTGVPKKKDTKVGMRVMVDYDNEPYMGFVTGKNAEGQYIVRFYSYLNNETDFVDASELKPVICNTDFPVAAKVKVYSDYDEKWLPARVVKKFMCLHYISYDGFGAEWNEWVSTDKIKK from the coding sequence TTGAAAGCTAGAATTTTATTGATGCTCTTGTTGCTATCCTGGAGCTATCAGACCAATGCACAGGCCAAAACTCAATTAAAAAATGTAAGGGTGTTTATGATTGGAGTCCTTGAATGGGCCAATAAAGTTTCGTTTGATTCATTCGATAAACGTGGACGTCTGGATGCCAAGATTTTGAAGCATTTCAAAGATTCTGGCGTACCCGAAGATAAAATTGTTTACCTTAAAGATAAACAGGCCACTACTGATGCGGTCAGGGCGGCATACCGGGAGTTTTTACAAAAATCAAATCCTGACGAGACTCTGATATTTTATTATTGCGGGCATGGTTATAAAGATGAAAAGGACAGGGTATGTTTTGCAAATTATACCGGTGCTGATTTTTCTGCCATGGAAATTGTGAAAACTGCCAATGAATTGTTTAAAGGTAAAACCGCGTATTTTTTTGCAGATTGCTGCAATTCGGGAGGCCTGGCCGATGAGGTGAAAAAATACAAGAATAAACAATTTGTAGCCTTAAATTCGGTCGTGCCTAAGGATCTTTCCACCGGAAACTGGACATTTTCCAATGCCTTGCTTTATGGCTTGCAGGGCCAAAGTTTCGTAGATAAAAATAGCAATGGCAGTATTACTCTATCTGAACTGGCCCAATATATTGATGAAGAAATGGCCGTTGTTGAGGAGCAAAAATCTGCTTACTTTATTCCGGCCTCAATGCAAAATATGGCCATTACCACCGGAGTTCCCAAGAAAAAAGACACAAAAGTAGGCATGAGAGTGATGGTTGATTATGACAATGAGCCATACATGGGGTTTGTTACCGGGAAAAATGCGGAAGGACAATACATAGTGCGATTCTATAGCTATCTTAATAATGAAACAGACTTCGTGGATGCTTCAGAACTCAAACCCGTGATCTGTAATACTGACTTTCCGGTGGCTGCAAAGGTAAAAGTATATTCTGACTACGACGAAAAATGGTTGCCCGCCCGGGTGGTGAAGAAATTTATGTGCTTGCATTACATCAGTTACGATGGTTTTGGGGCCGAATGGAACGAGTGGGTTTCAACCGATAAAATAAAAAAATAA
- a CDS encoding Bcr/CflA family efflux MFS transporter, with translation MNKNSREFIVFTSSSMVLTALGIDIMLPAFSEVRKHFGIVSETSQTANIITFFFMGQITQIFFGYLTDRLGRLPILRMGILLYILSGIAVVLSPSLTIIFFFRFTAGMGAAAVFMTSIACVRDRFSGDEMAKTMSFVMAIFLFTPVIAPALGAWILHFSTWKVVFLVPPIFAVLVFLWSFRMPESHPAERRSVAGFGETMQKIKSILKDGRFLIYVTIATIVFSILSSWVSSSERIIGEFYQSPGLFPLIFGGMGLLMAAFSYINSYLSRKLGAKKSLKLFLILYFIFSAIMVLGAISQDHQPSLLFFFIMIAFLMAFTTAADPNSSALALEHMGDKAGLAASVYGTIFFFVGSGIGAIISARLTDNITPLAIAALIVSSVSLILNYFVRKKSALNHKS, from the coding sequence ATTAACAAAAACTCCAGGGAATTTATAGTATTTACATCTTCCTCAATGGTTTTGACAGCCCTTGGCATTGATATTATGCTTCCGGCATTTTCAGAAGTGAGAAAACATTTCGGAATTGTTTCAGAAACCAGCCAGACTGCCAATATCATCACTTTTTTCTTTATGGGTCAAATCACTCAGATATTTTTTGGTTACCTGACTGACCGGCTGGGCAGGTTACCCATTCTGAGGATGGGTATTTTACTCTATATTCTGAGTGGAATTGCCGTTGTTTTGTCCCCTTCCCTTACAATAATTTTTTTCTTTCGGTTTACGGCTGGCATGGGAGCTGCTGCCGTCTTTATGACTTCTATTGCATGTGTGAGAGACAGGTTTTCGGGCGATGAAATGGCCAAAACTATGTCCTTTGTTATGGCGATATTTCTGTTTACACCTGTCATTGCCCCCGCTCTGGGAGCATGGATTCTGCATTTTTCTACCTGGAAAGTGGTATTTTTAGTACCTCCAATATTTGCCGTATTAGTGTTTTTGTGGTCATTCCGAATGCCAGAAAGCCATCCTGCTGAAAGAAGATCTGTGGCAGGATTTGGTGAAACAATGCAAAAAATCAAAAGCATTTTGAAGGACGGTCGATTCCTAATCTATGTAACGATTGCCACCATCGTTTTCTCGATTCTTAGTAGCTGGGTTTCAAGTTCTGAAAGAATAATAGGCGAGTTTTACCAAAGTCCCGGGCTGTTCCCGCTGATTTTTGGTGGTATGGGCCTTCTGATGGCTGCATTTTCATATATCAATTCCTATCTATCCCGGAAACTTGGAGCCAAAAAATCGCTGAAACTTTTTTTGATTTTATATTTCATTTTTTCGGCAATAATGGTGCTTGGAGCTATTTCACAGGATCACCAACCAAGTTTGCTTTTCTTTTTTATAATGATTGCCTTTTTGATGGCTTTTACCACTGCCGCCGACCCTAACAGCAGTGCTTTGGCACTCGAACACATGGGTGATAAGGCAGGTCTTGCGGCGTCGGTTTACGGGACAATATTCTTCTTTGTCGGCTCGGGAATAGGAGCCATTATTTCTGCAAGATTGACAGATAATATCACCCCACTTGCAATTGCAGCTTTAATTGTGAGCTCGGTCTCTTTGATTTTGAATTATTTTGTAAGAAAAAAATCAGCCTTGAATCATAAATCTTAA
- a CDS encoding DUF1003 domain-containing protein: MKKSNTDLLSAESDQLKKLQDIVKKSIEDENLIIENLLHPPKELLTQGQKISDKVARFGGSWSFIISFFFLLILWITYNSLAPRGENFDPYPFILMNLILSCIAALQAPIIMMSQNRQEEKDRKRAENDYLINLKAELEIRALNQKIDLLLEEQIKVLFESQAKQLEILSSIEKKIK, encoded by the coding sequence ATGAAAAAAAGTAACACTGACTTATTATCGGCTGAAAGCGATCAGCTAAAAAAGTTACAGGATATCGTTAAAAAATCGATTGAAGATGAGAATTTAATAATTGAAAACCTCCTGCATCCACCAAAAGAACTTTTGACACAGGGACAGAAAATCTCAGATAAGGTGGCGAGATTTGGGGGTAGCTGGTCCTTTATTATTTCGTTTTTTTTTCTTTTGATTCTTTGGATTACATATAATTCTCTAGCCCCAAGAGGTGAAAATTTTGATCCATATCCGTTTATTTTAATGAATCTGATATTGTCGTGTATTGCTGCCTTACAAGCTCCGATCATAATGATGAGCCAAAACAGGCAGGAGGAGAAAGACCGAAAAAGAGCCGAAAATGACTATTTGATAAATCTCAAAGCAGAATTGGAGATCAGGGCATTGAATCAAAAAATTGATCTGCTTCTGGAAGAACAAATAAAAGTACTTTTTGAGAGCCAGGCTAAACAACTGGAAATCCTTAGTTCGATTGAGAAAAAAATAAAATGA
- a CDS encoding MBL fold metallo-hydrolase — MKIFNVGEKSVNRYLLVSDSHRLLIDTGFPDTLNSMGREMRITGYKISEIDYLAVTHFHIDHAGAIQELKNQGVKFILFDFQQRFIEPMEILASGKWKYTPLKLTDNLVINTEDSGLFLRKLNINGKFIHTPGHSPDSVSLVLSTGETFTGDLPPESLLMEDDIEKKLSWEKLKSEGVSKVFPGHGNPYNY, encoded by the coding sequence ATGAAAATATTTAATGTAGGCGAAAAATCGGTAAACAGGTATCTGCTTGTGAGCGATTCCCACCGGTTATTGATCGACACCGGATTTCCCGACACATTGAATAGTATGGGTCGTGAAATGAGAATTACCGGGTATAAAATCAGTGAGATTGACTATCTGGCAGTTACTCATTTTCATATTGACCACGCCGGAGCAATACAGGAATTAAAAAATCAGGGGGTGAAATTTATCCTCTTTGATTTTCAACAACGATTTATTGAACCCATGGAGATTTTAGCCTCAGGAAAATGGAAATATACTCCGCTCAAGCTGACAGATAATCTGGTGATAAATACGGAAGATTCAGGTTTGTTTCTGAGAAAGTTAAATATAAATGGAAAATTTATTCACACACCCGGGCACTCTCCTGATAGTGTTTCTTTGGTTTTAAGCACTGGCGAGACATTCACCGGCGACCTTCCCCCTGAATCTTTACTCATGGAGGATGACATTGAAAAGAAGTTGTCATGGGAAAAACTAAAATCAGAAGGTGTTTCTAAGGTTTTTCCCGGTCACGGAAACCCATACAATTATTAG
- a CDS encoding DsbA family oxidoreductase: MKIKIDVVSDVACPWCYVGMKRLQKALDLVPEIDTEVSWQPFQLDPGVPAEGRDLKEYYAAKFGGEEQAYSVFENMENVGRGEGINYDFRKMTRTMNTLPLHVLMLQADAEGFKTALKARFFKAYFEDATDLSSKENLVNIMEEFGWAVEKTNALLSDAQLKEQVKEKITYFQSRGVSAVPFFIFNDKYGVSGAQSPEVLAGMLTQINSEMAAEIKAGSGDSCDIETGNCD, translated from the coding sequence ATGAAAATAAAGATAGATGTAGTTTCTGACGTGGCTTGTCCATGGTGTTATGTGGGCATGAAACGCCTTCAAAAAGCACTGGATTTAGTGCCTGAAATAGATACTGAGGTTTCCTGGCAGCCTTTTCAGTTAGATCCAGGCGTTCCGGCTGAAGGCCGTGACTTGAAAGAATATTATGCTGCAAAATTTGGTGGGGAGGAGCAAGCTTACAGTGTTTTTGAAAATATGGAAAATGTGGGTAGGGGAGAAGGCATAAATTATGATTTCAGGAAAATGACCCGCACCATGAATACACTTCCGCTTCATGTTTTGATGCTTCAGGCCGATGCAGAGGGTTTTAAAACAGCCTTAAAAGCCAGATTTTTCAAAGCATATTTTGAAGATGCCACCGACCTGAGTTCTAAGGAAAACCTCGTCAATATCATGGAGGAGTTTGGCTGGGCAGTTGAAAAGACAAATGCCTTGCTTAGTGATGCCCAACTCAAAGAGCAGGTAAAAGAAAAAATTACATATTTTCAGTCAAGGGGTGTGTCGGCCGTTCCATTTTTTATTTTTAATGATAAATATGGCGTAAGTGGGGCTCAGTCTCCTGAGGTTCTTGCGGGCATGCTGACACAGATCAACTCAGAAATGGCCGCAGAAATTAAAGCCGGGTCCGGCGACTCCTGTGATATAGAAACCGGAAATTGTGACTGA
- a CDS encoding Dabb family protein, with the protein MGKLQEGFVHTVFFWLKENDNSGHKQLLLKGLSELSQISEIKDAYIGAPAGTRREVIDSTFCWSITFIFESAEDQDIYQTHPDHLKFIENYGHLWSRVQVYDAFGR; encoded by the coding sequence ATGGGTAAATTACAAGAAGGCTTTGTGCATACTGTATTTTTTTGGTTAAAAGAAAATGACAATTCAGGTCACAAACAGTTGTTGTTGAAAGGTTTAAGTGAGCTTTCGCAAATCAGCGAAATAAAAGATGCCTATATAGGTGCACCCGCCGGCACGCGTCGTGAGGTTATTGATTCTACTTTTTGCTGGAGCATTACCTTTATTTTTGAATCTGCCGAAGATCAGGATATTTATCAGACGCATCCTGACCATCTAAAATTTATCGAGAATTATGGACATCTTTGGAGCAGAGTTCAGGTTTATGATGCATTTGGTCGCTAA
- a CDS encoding alpha/beta hydrolase — protein sequence MKIKNLSKIPVLLLFFWIISCKNNDPEPADQYLVSFEQVAEISKSKFQSEITSVFGAQSASIALFIQSGMKTYRLKYNTKTPEGDAIIASGAVIVPTDLTTAYPMLGYQHGTIFEENKAPSYFNSSSESYLGMFFSSIGYLVAMPDYLGYGESKSYPHPYEHKDGLAKPNVDFLLAVKEMAKKLDLNWNQNLMLAGYSEGGYATLATQKLIEEQYASVFNLKASSCGAGAYNKTQTVKNFLTQKTNGDAGNNRSYLWVMLTYDRLYKINKPLSDYFAAAYVPEISDKKHLVSISKPFDEILNPAFKQAILANGDAKWTQAMADNDIFDWKVKTPTRLYHGDKDPYVPYLNSSTAAAAMKAKGSTSVELITVAGGTHDSSVSTFVLGTMDFFGKYKN from the coding sequence ATGAAAATAAAAAACCTGTCCAAAATCCCGGTTCTGCTTTTATTCTTTTGGATAATATCTTGTAAAAACAACGATCCCGAGCCTGCGGATCAATATCTGGTTTCATTTGAACAGGTGGCTGAAATCAGCAAAAGTAAATTTCAAAGTGAGATAACCAGTGTTTTTGGTGCCCAGAGTGCTTCGATTGCTTTGTTTATTCAGTCAGGAATGAAAACCTACCGACTGAAATACAATACCAAAACTCCTGAGGGCGATGCGATTATTGCATCAGGGGCGGTTATTGTACCAACCGATTTAACGACTGCTTATCCTATGCTTGGGTATCAGCATGGTACTATTTTCGAAGAAAACAAAGCACCTTCTTATTTTAACAGTAGTTCAGAATCTTATCTGGGTATGTTTTTTTCATCTATTGGTTATTTGGTTGCCATGCCCGATTATCTTGGCTATGGAGAATCTAAATCTTACCCACATCCATACGAACATAAAGACGGCCTTGCCAAACCCAATGTGGATTTTCTTTTGGCTGTGAAAGAAATGGCAAAAAAACTGGACCTTAACTGGAATCAAAACCTTATGTTGGCAGGATATTCTGAGGGTGGATATGCCACTTTGGCCACACAGAAACTCATCGAAGAGCAATATGCATCAGTTTTTAATCTGAAGGCTTCAAGTTGTGGGGCGGGAGCTTATAATAAAACCCAAACTGTTAAAAACTTCCTGACGCAAAAGACCAATGGTGATGCCGGAAATAACAGGTCGTATCTATGGGTAATGCTTACTTATGACCGACTGTATAAGATCAATAAGCCATTAAGTGATTATTTTGCTGCTGCTTATGTGCCTGAAATAAGTGATAAAAAACATCTGGTTTCTATTTCAAAACCATTTGACGAAATATTAAATCCGGCATTTAAACAAGCTATATTGGCAAATGGGGATGCTAAATGGACGCAAGCCATGGCGGATAATGATATTTTTGACTGGAAAGTAAAAACTCCAACCAGACTGTATCATGGTGACAAAGATCCTTATGTGCCTTACCTTAATTCTTCGACTGCTGCAGCAGCAATGAAGGCAAAAGGCTCAACGTCGGTTGAACTCATCACTGTTGCCGGTGGTACGCATGATTCTTCAGTGTCAACATTTGTATTGGGTACGATGGATTTTTTTGGAAAATATAAGAATTGA
- a CDS encoding MarR family transcriptional regulator, whose amino-acid sequence MSLEQEIKQTRPFKNEKEKALVNIIFTNNWLLLKQNKMLKKHGISLQQYNVLRILNGQKGQPITINEIISRMLDKMSNASRLVDKLFLKGYVNRDQKIGNRRACDVIISEKGKVFLAKVTETLGNMEKEMGNMSQEEYAQLNNLLDKMRNNETEK is encoded by the coding sequence ATGAGTTTAGAACAGGAAATAAAACAAACACGGCCATTTAAAAACGAAAAAGAAAAAGCACTGGTAAATATTATTTTTACCAACAACTGGCTACTCCTGAAACAAAATAAAATGCTGAAAAAACACGGCATTAGTTTGCAACAATACAATGTTTTAAGGATTCTCAATGGTCAAAAAGGACAACCGATTACAATCAACGAAATTATTAGCCGGATGCTTGATAAGATGTCAAATGCATCGAGATTAGTTGATAAGTTGTTTTTGAAAGGTTACGTCAATCGCGACCAAAAAATTGGAAATCGGCGGGCTTGTGATGTGATAATTTCTGAAAAAGGAAAGGTTTTTTTGGCAAAAGTAACCGAGACACTCGGAAACATGGAAAAAGAAATGGGCAATATGAGTCAGGAAGAATATGCACAACTCAATAATCTCCTGGATAAAATGCGTAATAATGAAACTGAAAAGTAA
- the maf gene encoding septum formation protein Maf translates to MKLTKKLILASNSPRRKDIMQMAGFDFEVIVKPTDEAFSDEMDLYEVPGYLAKKKAECFQNSNPDDLILCADTVVILDNKILNKPEDILQAEEMLKNLSGKTHEVATAICLKVGNEYAIKTDIVKVTFKELSQAEIDYYLKNHTPLDKAGAYGVQEFIGMIGIPKIEGSFYTVMGLPIHLVYQLLTPYLSWN, encoded by the coding sequence ATGAAATTAACAAAAAAACTTATTCTGGCATCAAATTCTCCGCGAAGAAAAGACATTATGCAAATGGCAGGATTTGATTTTGAGGTAATTGTGAAACCGACTGACGAGGCATTTTCTGATGAAATGGACCTTTATGAAGTGCCGGGATATCTGGCCAAAAAAAAGGCTGAGTGTTTCCAAAATTCCAATCCCGACGACCTTATTCTCTGTGCCGATACCGTTGTGATTTTGGATAATAAAATCCTGAATAAACCGGAAGATATACTTCAGGCAGAGGAAATGTTGAAAAATTTGAGTGGAAAAACGCACGAGGTAGCCACAGCAATATGTCTGAAAGTTGGGAATGAATATGCAATAAAAACAGATATTGTTAAGGTTACATTTAAAGAACTTTCGCAAGCAGAAATAGATTACTATCTTAAAAATCATACTCCGCTTGACAAAGCCGGAGCCTATGGCGTGCAGGAATTTATCGGAATGATCGGAATTCCGAAAATAGAAGGTTCTTTTTACACTGTAATGGGGCTACCCATTCATTTGGTTTATCAATTATTAACCCCATATTTGAGCTGGAATTAA
- a CDS encoding T9SS type A sorting domain-containing protein produces the protein MKDSITIYLNEKDDKVYVKVPPNGQCHFSLQNLAGKILQEEVHDKELHDFDLTGLADGIYFVIVNQNENIRSKKIVKGYHP, from the coding sequence ATGAAAGATTCGATAACGATATATCTGAACGAAAAAGACGACAAAGTTTATGTAAAAGTGCCACCTAACGGGCAGTGCCATTTTTCATTACAAAATCTGGCGGGAAAAATACTTCAGGAAGAGGTCCATGATAAAGAATTGCATGATTTTGACCTGACCGGTTTAGCCGACGGGATTTATTTTGTGATTGTCAATCAAAACGAAAATATCAGATCCAAGAAAATCGTAAAAGGTTACCATCCTTAA
- a CDS encoding 5'-3'-deoxyribonucleotidase produces MRFIVDMDDVLADASQAIIDIFNEINHTNIEKSFFETTNFYEFVNSGKYQTYRHRLFEPGFFGNLQVIPDAQEVLKELSEKHEVFVVSSATEFPNSLKEKIDWMQRNFPFISWRNFALCGDKSIIKGDIMIDDHEKNLSKFDGRTILFEAAHNHHLTGYERVKSWKEIAGIFL; encoded by the coding sequence ATGAGATTTATAGTTGACATGGATGATGTTTTGGCGGATGCAAGTCAGGCCATTATTGATATTTTTAATGAAATCAACCATACCAATATCGAAAAAAGTTTTTTCGAAACCACTAATTTTTATGAGTTTGTAAATTCGGGAAAATACCAAACCTACCGGCACAGGTTATTTGAGCCGGGCTTTTTTGGAAACCTGCAGGTAATCCCTGATGCACAGGAGGTTTTGAAAGAACTTTCAGAAAAACATGAAGTATTTGTAGTATCTTCGGCAACCGAATTCCCTAATTCTCTTAAAGAAAAAATTGATTGGATGCAGCGTAACTTCCCGTTTATCAGCTGGAGAAATTTCGCACTTTGCGGTGATAAATCAATCATCAAAGGAGATATAATGATAGACGACCATGAAAAAAACCTCTCCAAATTTGATGGAAGAACCATCCTTTTTGAGGCAGCACACAATCATCATTTAACGGGTTATGAAAGAGTAAAATCATGGAAAGAAATTGCCGGAATATTTTTATAA
- a CDS encoding lysoplasmalogenase, whose protein sequence is MSIKTLFFIVLVLEIGFSLAGNRTGVFVFKPLLMPLLLVVAYQSGVKSKMLYPALIFSFLGDVFLMFSGENYFIYGLGSFLLAHIFYIFSFGVKRKYNLITSLLFLIYSSIFFYLIYPNLNGGLLIPVMVYCIVLTLMGITAWHRGMEDKQLLFFGLGAILFIISDSLIAYSKFVTEIPLNSLWVMSTYGFAQYLILQGFINSESDI, encoded by the coding sequence ATGAGTATCAAAACTTTATTCTTCATCGTCCTTGTATTGGAAATTGGATTCAGCCTGGCAGGAAACCGCACAGGAGTATTTGTTTTCAAGCCATTGCTTATGCCTTTGCTTCTTGTGGTAGCCTATCAGTCAGGCGTTAAATCAAAAATGCTATATCCGGCATTGATTTTTTCTTTTCTGGGGGATGTCTTTTTGATGTTCAGTGGGGAAAATTATTTCATTTATGGCTTAGGCTCTTTCCTTTTGGCACATATTTTTTATATTTTTTCATTTGGAGTAAAACGTAAATACAACCTAATAACCTCCCTACTGTTTTTGATTTATTCTTCGATTTTTTTCTATTTGATTTACCCCAATCTAAATGGTGGCTTGCTAATTCCCGTGATGGTGTATTGCATCGTGTTGACCCTAATGGGCATCACTGCCTGGCATAGAGGAATGGAAGACAAACAATTACTCTTTTTTGGCCTTGGGGCAATCCTCTTTATTATTTCGGATTCATTGATTGCTTATTCCAAATTTGTGACTGAAATCCCCTTGAACTCTCTGTGGGTGATGAGCACATATGGTTTTGCACAATACCTTATTTTACAAGGATTTATAAATTCAGAATCAGATATTTGA
- a CDS encoding MarC family protein, protein MKLDFKEILSVTLILFSIIDILGSIPIILNLRKKVGHIYAERITLISGGLMLGYLFLGTKILQLFGVDVKSFALAGAIILLIIGFEMILGREIFKHNTHNQGKASSVVPLAFPIIAGAGTMTSLLSLKAAYQQENIIVGILANLVLIYIVLKSSAWLEKKLEPGTVEVLQKVFGLILLAIAIKLVKSNI, encoded by the coding sequence ATGAAATTAGATTTCAAAGAGATTTTGTCTGTTACTCTTATTTTATTTTCAATTATTGACATTTTGGGTTCTATTCCAATAATCCTTAATTTGAGGAAAAAAGTAGGGCACATTTATGCCGAGAGAATCACTTTGATTTCGGGTGGATTGATGCTTGGGTATCTTTTTTTGGGTACAAAAATCCTTCAGTTATTTGGTGTAGATGTAAAGTCTTTTGCCCTGGCGGGAGCCATTATTTTGCTAATTATTGGCTTTGAAATGATACTCGGAAGAGAGATTTTTAAACATAATACTCACAATCAGGGAAAGGCGAGCAGTGTGGTTCCGCTAGCGTTTCCGATCATCGCCGGTGCCGGTACTATGACCTCATTGCTTTCACTTAAGGCGGCGTATCAGCAGGAAAATATTATTGTCGGCATATTGGCCAATCTGGTATTGATTTATATTGTTTTGAAATCTTCCGCCTGGTTGGAGAAAAAGCTTGAGCCCGGCACAGTAGAAGTCCTTCAAAAAGTTTTTGGCTTGATTTTGCTGGCGATTGCCATAAAGTTAGTTAAATCAAATATCTGA